A section of the Pseudomonas sp. Q1-7 genome encodes:
- a CDS encoding OprD family porin has translation MHRNTFTAGLILAGGAFGLPGLSLADFAKDSKASLELRNFYMNRDFRQHGAPQSKAEEWAQGFLLRYESGFSEGRIGVGVDALGLLGVKLDSGAQRSGTQLLKQDRETRRAQDEYAELGLTAKLKVSRTLLKLGTLQPRLPSVAYNDGRLLPQTFRGGHLSSQEIDGLTLDAGRLTQVNQRNSSDYEDMTVSNGSAGGIGVKSSKTSDAFNFAGLTYQWSSQLATAYHYGELEDLYRQHILNLTHSLALSPQQSLRTELRAARANDAGSSNVDNDAYGAMLTYRFAAHSLGVAYQRMAGDTGYAYIAGSDPFLFNYVQFGDFANRDERSWQLRYDYDFAAMGIPGLTFMTRYLTGDGIELGAGKANGKEWERNTDIAYVFQSGALKNLGVKWRNATVRTRHFSNDLDDNRLILSYTLPLW, from the coding sequence ATGCACCGCAACACCTTCACCGCCGGCCTGATTCTGGCCGGTGGCGCCTTCGGCTTGCCTGGACTTTCCCTGGCGGACTTCGCCAAGGACAGCAAGGCCAGTCTGGAACTGCGCAACTTCTACATGAACCGTGACTTTCGCCAGCACGGTGCCCCCCAGTCAAAAGCCGAAGAGTGGGCCCAGGGCTTCCTGCTGCGCTACGAGTCGGGCTTCAGCGAAGGCCGCATCGGCGTGGGCGTCGACGCGCTGGGATTGCTCGGTGTGAAGCTCGACTCGGGTGCGCAACGCAGCGGCACCCAACTGCTAAAGCAAGACCGGGAAACCCGCCGCGCCCAGGACGAATACGCCGAGCTGGGACTGACCGCCAAGCTCAAGGTCTCTCGCACATTGCTGAAGCTGGGAACCCTTCAGCCGCGCTTGCCGTCAGTTGCCTACAACGACGGGCGCCTGCTTCCCCAGACCTTTCGCGGTGGCCACCTGAGCTCGCAGGAAATCGACGGTCTGACCCTGGACGCCGGACGGCTCACCCAGGTCAACCAGCGCAATTCCTCGGACTACGAGGACATGACGGTCAGCAATGGCAGCGCCGGGGGCATTGGCGTGAAGAGCAGCAAGACGAGCGACGCTTTCAACTTTGCCGGCCTCACCTACCAGTGGAGCAGCCAGTTGGCGACTGCTTACCACTACGGCGAGCTGGAAGACCTCTACCGTCAGCACATCCTCAACCTCACTCACAGCCTTGCGCTCTCGCCGCAACAATCGCTGCGTACCGAATTGCGCGCGGCTAGAGCCAACGACGCAGGCAGCAGCAATGTCGACAACGACGCCTATGGCGCCATGCTGACCTACCGCTTCGCCGCCCATTCTCTCGGCGTCGCCTACCAGCGCATGGCGGGAGACACGGGCTATGCGTACATCGCCGGCAGCGACCCGTTCCTGTTCAACTACGTCCAGTTCGGCGACTTCGCCAACCGTGACGAGCGTTCCTGGCAGCTGCGCTACGACTACGATTTCGCCGCCATGGGGATACCAGGACTGACCTTCATGACCCGTTACCTCACAGGCGACGGTATCGAGCTGGGCGCAGGCAAAGCGAATGGCAAGGAATGGGAGCGCAACACGGATATCGCCTATGTGTTCCAGAGCGGAGCGCTGAAAAACCTCGGCGTTAAATGGCGCAACGCCACGGTACGCACTCGTCACTTCAGCAACGATCTGGACGATAACCGTCTGATCCTCAGTTACACGCTGCCCCTCTGGTAA
- a CDS encoding putative quinol monooxygenase, protein MSVPMYVMAHFRVRPEAVDEMLGLLRELSTLTRGEPGCLEYAYYQSTDDALEFCSFEVWKTAGDEAAHWQMEHLQEALKKAEPLLQSVPRIVRSSRVS, encoded by the coding sequence ATGTCCGTTCCAATGTATGTGATGGCGCACTTCAGGGTCAGGCCAGAGGCCGTCGATGAGATGCTGGGGCTACTGCGCGAACTCAGCACGCTGACGCGCGGCGAACCGGGTTGCCTCGAATACGCCTACTACCAGTCCACGGATGATGCGCTGGAGTTCTGCTCGTTCGAAGTCTGGAAAACAGCTGGCGACGAGGCCGCGCACTGGCAGATGGAGCACCTGCAGGAAGCCCTGAAGAAGGCTGAGCCGCTGCTGCAGTCCGTGCCGCGCATCGTCCGCTCGTCCCGCGTCAGCTGA
- a CDS encoding type 1 glutamine amidotransferase domain-containing protein, producing the protein MSKKMLVVLTSFPKYPNLARATGLWLGEAVHFVKKVEAAGYQVDYVSPKGGYTPIDPHSLAMAEDVDWEWYLDKDFMNRLGSTLKPSEVNPDDYAVIYYAGGHGVVWDFPDNEELQTLSRRIYESGGIVSSVCHGAVGLLNIELSDGSLLIKGKEVTGFSNAEEKLAELDKYVPYLTEDEMVKRGAIYKKAAEPWLPFAVADQRVITGQNPASGGPVAELVLKALAG; encoded by the coding sequence ATGAGCAAGAAGATGCTGGTGGTGCTGACCAGTTTCCCCAAATACCCAAACCTCGCACGGGCCACAGGCCTTTGGCTGGGTGAGGCCGTTCACTTCGTGAAGAAGGTCGAGGCAGCCGGCTACCAGGTCGACTACGTCAGCCCGAAGGGCGGTTACACGCCTATCGACCCCCACAGCTTGGCAATGGCAGAGGATGTCGACTGGGAGTGGTACCTGGACAAGGACTTCATGAACCGCCTGGGCTCCACCTTGAAGCCCAGCGAGGTCAACCCCGATGACTACGCGGTGATCTACTACGCCGGTGGTCACGGCGTGGTCTGGGACTTCCCTGACAATGAAGAGCTGCAGACCCTGAGTCGTCGCATCTACGAGAGCGGCGGCATCGTCTCCTCGGTTTGTCACGGTGCGGTTGGGCTGTTGAACATTGAGCTCTCCGACGGCTCGCTGCTGATCAAGGGCAAGGAAGTCACGGGTTTCTCCAACGCCGAAGAGAAGCTCGCGGAGCTGGATAAGTACGTGCCTTACCTGACGGAAGACGAAATGGTTAAACGCGGGGCGATCTACAAGAAGGCCGCCGAACCTTGGCTGCCGTTCGCGGTGGCGGATCAGCGGGTCATCACTGGCCAGAACCCGGCGTCTGGCGGTCCGGTCGCGGAGCTGGTTCTGAAGGCACTCGCCGGCTGA
- a CDS encoding nuclear transport factor 2 family protein → MQAIVTGARRPQTDHWWGLEKVKSALAVAQRFFASYRAHDLTEMLACFAPEGRINYVPIALEGLAEEAGRSIWSTLIEVFPDLSNEVTVTYPCADGRTVILEVTISGTQSRDAFGIRNKGRQFHLPHVFIVRIDDHQRISQMTAYWDNAAWFSALGRTSLVETP, encoded by the coding sequence GTGCAAGCCATCGTTACGGGCGCCCGGCGTCCTCAAACTGATCATTGGTGGGGTCTGGAAAAAGTGAAGTCTGCATTGGCGGTAGCACAACGATTTTTTGCTAGCTATCGGGCCCACGATTTGACGGAAATGCTGGCCTGCTTTGCCCCGGAGGGTCGGATCAATTATGTGCCGATTGCGCTGGAGGGGCTCGCGGAAGAGGCCGGTCGCTCCATCTGGTCGACCCTGATCGAAGTGTTTCCCGATCTTTCCAACGAGGTCACTGTGACCTATCCCTGCGCTGACGGCCGCACCGTGATCCTCGAAGTGACCATTAGCGGCACGCAATCCCGTGATGCGTTTGGTATCCGAAACAAGGGGCGTCAGTTCCATTTGCCCCATGTATTCATTGTTCGGATCGACGATCACCAGCGGATCAGTCAGATGACGGCCTACTGGGACAATGCCGCCTGGTTCTCCGCTCTCGGCCGAACCAGCTTGGTCGAGACGCCCTGA
- a CDS encoding LysR substrate-binding domain-containing protein, producing the protein MYDLNELYYFTQVVDQQGIGAASRALGVPKSKLSRHLARLEERLGVRLINRSTRQFAVTELGMTYYQHCLTMLEGAQAAQAVIDTNQAAPRGLVRLACPTALLNFLVAGMLARFMDHYPEVEVHLESTNRLVDPLREGFDIVLRVGFPPFEDSGLTMKHLSASPQELVASPALIERIGPARTLADLALFPSLDMGPSTRQYLWNMEDRSGIQATVRHTPRLVTDDMITLRRVALEGGGIVQLPKLVVFKDIRNGVLRPVLDDWKPKGGVVHALFPTRRGLPHSVRTLLNFLGSSFAELDFENLYEGYALRGDEDACFLTDSRL; encoded by the coding sequence ATGTATGACCTGAACGAGCTTTACTACTTCACCCAAGTTGTCGACCAACAGGGTATCGGCGCGGCCAGTCGCGCGTTGGGTGTGCCCAAGTCGAAACTCAGTCGCCACCTGGCCAGACTCGAAGAGCGCCTCGGAGTGCGTCTGATCAACCGCTCCACCCGTCAGTTCGCGGTAACCGAACTGGGTATGACCTACTACCAGCACTGCCTGACGATGCTGGAAGGCGCACAGGCGGCACAAGCGGTGATCGACACCAACCAGGCGGCACCACGTGGGCTTGTGCGCCTCGCCTGCCCCACCGCCCTGCTCAATTTTCTGGTGGCCGGCATGCTGGCACGCTTCATGGATCACTACCCGGAAGTAGAGGTGCATCTGGAAAGCACCAATCGCCTGGTTGACCCCTTGCGTGAGGGCTTCGACATCGTGCTGCGAGTCGGCTTCCCGCCATTCGAGGACAGCGGGCTGACCATGAAGCATCTATCAGCGAGCCCGCAGGAACTGGTTGCCAGTCCCGCCTTGATCGAACGTATCGGCCCCGCTCGTACCCTTGCGGACCTCGCGCTCTTCCCGAGCCTGGACATGGGTCCCAGCACGCGGCAATACCTGTGGAACATGGAGGACCGAAGCGGCATCCAGGCGACCGTGCGTCATACGCCGCGCCTGGTTACAGATGACATGATCACCTTACGCCGCGTCGCCCTCGAGGGCGGTGGAATCGTCCAACTACCCAAGCTGGTGGTGTTCAAGGACATTCGCAACGGCGTGTTGCGCCCTGTGCTGGACGATTGGAAACCGAAGGGCGGTGTTGTCCACGCTCTCTTCCCGACACGCCGAGGGCTGCCGCATTCCGTCAGGACACTGCTCAACTTCCTGGGAAGCAGCTTTGCAGAACTCGACTTCGAGAACCTCTACGAAGGCTATGCACTGCGAGGGGATGAGGATGCCTGTTTCTTAACTGACTCTCGGCTTTAG
- a CDS encoding IS1182 family transposase yields MMGQLPGGQQRLFYSFNLEEHVPPQHLLRSIDRCLDLSDLRVHLADFYSPIGRPSIDPELMVRMLVVGYCYGIRSERRLCEEVHLNLAYRWFCRLGLEDEVPNHSTFSKNRHGRFRDSGLFRWLFDEVLRRCMAAGLVKGEGFAVDASIIKADASRQRGVAGDEVDWRDSALSTRAVREYLEALDEEVLAEALPKKISLTDPQARWTAAPGGPAFFAYATNYLIDTAHGVILDVEATPAHRTAEVESTRTMVERVEAHFDLTPERLIGDTAYGTAPMLAWMVEEKDIEPHVPVWDKTERKDDSLSSNDFHWSQEANEYRCPIGKPLRSEWRTFTQPRSRVTKANTIIYRSSQTDCATCPLKAKCCPNTPNRKIVRSIHEAARDVVRRIAKTPEYLRSRCERKKVEMLFAHLKRIMKLDRLRLRGLTGATDEFTLAATVQNPRRMAKLLPQGPPLTG; encoded by the coding sequence ATGATGGGGCAGTTACCGGGTGGGCAGCAGCGCCTGTTCTACTCGTTCAATCTGGAAGAGCACGTCCCGCCCCAACACCTCCTGCGCAGCATCGACCGGTGCCTGGACCTCAGCGATCTGCGCGTCCACTTGGCTGACTTCTACAGCCCCATTGGGCGACCGTCGATTGATCCGGAGTTGATGGTGCGCATGCTGGTGGTCGGCTACTGCTACGGCATCCGTTCCGAGCGGCGGCTATGCGAAGAGGTGCATCTGAACCTGGCCTACCGCTGGTTCTGCCGGCTGGGCCTGGAGGACGAAGTGCCCAATCACTCGACCTTCTCGAAGAATCGTCACGGCCGCTTCCGTGACAGCGGCCTGTTCCGCTGGTTGTTCGATGAGGTGCTCCGGCGCTGCATGGCCGCTGGGCTGGTCAAAGGTGAAGGCTTCGCCGTCGACGCCAGCATCATCAAGGCGGATGCCAGCCGGCAACGCGGGGTGGCGGGCGATGAGGTCGATTGGCGCGATTCGGCGCTCAGCACCCGCGCCGTGCGCGAGTACCTCGAAGCCCTCGATGAGGAAGTGCTGGCCGAGGCCCTGCCCAAGAAGATTTCGCTCACCGATCCGCAGGCGCGGTGGACCGCCGCGCCAGGCGGCCCAGCCTTTTTTGCCTACGCCACCAACTACCTGATCGACACCGCGCACGGTGTGATCCTGGATGTGGAAGCCACGCCGGCGCATCGGACCGCCGAGGTCGAGTCGACCAGGACGATGGTGGAGCGCGTCGAAGCCCACTTCGACCTCACGCCGGAACGCCTCATCGGCGATACCGCCTATGGCACGGCCCCGATGCTGGCCTGGATGGTCGAGGAGAAGGACATCGAGCCGCACGTGCCGGTGTGGGACAAGACCGAGCGGAAGGACGACAGCCTCTCCAGCAACGACTTTCACTGGAGTCAAGAGGCCAATGAATACCGCTGCCCCATCGGCAAACCGCTACGCAGTGAATGGCGCACCTTCACCCAACCAAGATCGCGGGTGACCAAGGCCAACACCATCATCTACCGCTCCAGCCAAACCGACTGCGCTACCTGTCCGCTGAAAGCCAAGTGCTGCCCCAATACGCCGAATCGGAAGATCGTCCGCAGTATCCATGAGGCTGCTCGCGACGTGGTGCGACGCATCGCCAAGACGCCGGAGTACCTCCGCTCCCGCTGCGAGCGCAAGAAGGTGGAGATGCTGTTCGCCCACCTCAAACGGATCATGAAACTCGACCGTTTACGCCTGCGTGGTCTGACTGGTGCTACTGACGAATTCACCTTGGCGGCAACCGTGCAGAACCCGCGTCGCATGGCCAAGCTTTTGCCCCAAGGGCCACCGCTCACGGGATAG
- a CDS encoding helix-turn-helix domain-containing protein — MQPTFDTARVKQLRQQRFWSQDELAAISGLSVRTIQRIERSGVCSTESKMALASAFDLTPSDLIAASAPATQGYWVGLCIFVPNSVAALDFYVNGFGAEVLQRWTSIEPSRPPSVDIRIGNGVFRVISVNPRVETTPRHGWANSPGRLGGVSTLIPILVDDVRGVMNRAIQLGASQRLGDQLTHQSEDGMELGVLVDPFGYIWALHGSIE, encoded by the coding sequence ATGCAACCAACATTCGACACAGCCAGAGTCAAGCAGCTTCGTCAGCAGCGTTTTTGGTCGCAGGATGAATTGGCCGCCATTTCAGGCCTCAGTGTTCGCACCATTCAACGTATAGAGCGCAGTGGAGTCTGCTCCACCGAATCGAAAATGGCCCTGGCCTCTGCGTTCGATCTGACTCCAAGTGACCTGATCGCAGCGAGTGCACCAGCAACTCAAGGATATTGGGTAGGCCTATGCATCTTCGTCCCCAATTCAGTAGCAGCCCTAGACTTCTACGTTAATGGATTCGGTGCGGAGGTTCTTCAGCGTTGGACTTCTATCGAGCCGTCTCGTCCTCCGTCGGTCGATATTCGAATAGGCAACGGCGTTTTCCGCGTCATCTCGGTCAATCCCCGAGTCGAAACAACTCCTCGGCACGGCTGGGCAAACAGCCCCGGGCGACTGGGCGGTGTTAGCACTCTGATCCCGATTCTGGTCGACGATGTCCGTGGCGTCATGAACCGGGCGATTCAGCTCGGGGCATCTCAAAGGTTAGGTGACCAACTCACGCATCAATCCGAAGACGGAATGGAACTTGGCGTCCTGGTTGATCCATTCGGATACATCTGGGCCCTTCATGGCTCCATCGAATGA
- a CDS encoding GDCCVxC domain-containing (seleno)protein — MPDIRLESVLKCPVCGFSVRVTMPTDACVYFYECNQCGALLRPKPGDCCVFCSYGSEKCPPRQQRRCYGPQSR, encoded by the coding sequence ATGCCTGACATCAGGCTCGAATCAGTCCTCAAGTGCCCGGTCTGCGGCTTCAGCGTGCGGGTGACGATGCCCACCGACGCGTGCGTATACTTCTATGAATGCAACCAGTGCGGGGCACTTCTACGGCCCAAGCCCGGCGATTGCTGTGTCTTTTGCTCCTATGGGTCCGAGAAATGTCCGCCACGCCAGCAGCGACGGTGCTACGGCCCGCAGAGCCGCTAG
- a CDS encoding mercuric transporter MerT family protein, whose protein sequence is MVVITVTRALLASLLAGMGASVCCYAPVVFMALGVGSSAWALSLAQVSPYRPLLVGLTLLSLGFALTRLYLVPPYVVNGAAVQRRALARQRRWFWWTATLVLGSLAAPWLALLLR, encoded by the coding sequence ATGGTTGTCATCACGGTTACCCGCGCGTTGCTTGCCAGCCTGCTGGCCGGGATGGGAGCCTCGGTGTGCTGCTATGCGCCAGTCGTATTTATGGCGTTGGGAGTGGGCAGCAGTGCCTGGGCGCTGAGCTTGGCCCAGGTTTCGCCTTATCGTCCCTTGCTGGTCGGTTTGACCTTGCTCTCCCTCGGCTTCGCGCTCACTCGCCTCTATTTGGTGCCGCCCTACGTGGTGAACGGGGCAGCGGTCCAACGCCGCGCACTGGCACGGCAACGGCGCTGGTTCTGGTGGACGGCAACCCTTGTGCTCGGCTCGCTGGCAGCGCCTTGGTTGGCGCTGCTGCTTCGCTAA